A window of the Arthrobacter sp. Marseille-P9274 genome harbors these coding sequences:
- a CDS encoding nuclear transport factor 2 family protein: MTDNSVAMLHHFRAHQLLTTYTRMVDAKDLEGLAAIAHPGIVLVRSADGSPRAGREAFLDLYRDFAQSDVQESQHMTTNLSATELDDGSLAVASRFLAITTHPDGARFTWGRYDDEIAERDGTWVFTAKRIRVTRIALVGEDMLAPLNASSFAPMPRS, translated from the coding sequence GTGACAGACAACTCGGTAGCCATGCTTCACCACTTCCGTGCCCATCAATTACTGACCACCTACACCCGCATGGTCGACGCCAAGGACTTGGAGGGGCTGGCGGCCATCGCGCATCCGGGCATCGTTCTGGTTCGAAGTGCCGACGGGTCACCCCGGGCGGGCCGCGAGGCGTTCCTGGACCTATACCGGGATTTTGCGCAATCCGATGTGCAGGAGAGCCAGCATATGACCACCAATCTGTCGGCCACCGAATTGGACGACGGATCGCTGGCCGTGGCATCGCGCTTCCTGGCCATCACGACGCATCCGGACGGAGCACGCTTCACCTGGGGCCGCTACGACGACGAAATCGCGGAACGGGACGGCACCTGGGTCTTCACCGCCAAGCGCATCCGGGTGACGCGCATCGCCCTGGTCGGCGAGGACATGCTTGCCCCGCTCAACGCCAGTTCTTTCGCGCCGATGCCCCGGTCTTGA
- a CDS encoding ABC transporter substrate-binding protein codes for MDWTSTCRKTGALLIVPAMLAFAGCGASPTSEAAEPGIADEIKMVGVRDLTGPVAYAGVGAARGAELAVKEINGQEFLGEGKSLVLDEIDSAGAIERAAAEATRALSDQDVSVILGPVQGQQSAAVAPVVEAQKVPVVFTQSASDGVVIGDYTFRATAPMHTFYGHAAEFLRKEGLTDVAVLYNSTYPTLAELAETHFPAMAEAEGLNIVESIPVQTTTQDFTSPAQEVAQKNPDAIVVLLLSSQSVTAMTQLRQAGYEGQFVGNTNNAGGNAAQAGQHAVDMVYPVDFSAAQRDQHAKKFTESYEQEFGELPKTYAAEGYDAVWWIARAIKASGDSSREGIRDGLEQVAGEGFTGAMGEITFEGNDMRVPGVLARWDGTQEAIISD; via the coding sequence ATGGACTGGACCTCGACCTGCAGGAAGACAGGGGCCCTGCTGATCGTGCCGGCTATGCTGGCCTTCGCCGGGTGTGGCGCGTCCCCGACGAGCGAAGCCGCCGAACCAGGGATCGCGGACGAGATCAAGATGGTCGGCGTACGCGACCTCACGGGACCTGTCGCCTACGCTGGAGTCGGAGCAGCACGGGGCGCTGAACTCGCGGTGAAGGAGATCAACGGGCAGGAATTCCTCGGCGAAGGGAAGTCGCTTGTCCTCGACGAGATCGATAGCGCAGGTGCGATCGAGCGTGCAGCAGCTGAGGCGACCCGGGCCCTCTCCGACCAGGACGTCAGCGTGATCCTGGGTCCAGTCCAAGGGCAGCAGTCGGCTGCCGTTGCCCCCGTCGTGGAAGCGCAGAAGGTTCCCGTCGTCTTCACCCAGTCGGCCTCCGACGGTGTAGTGATCGGCGACTATACCTTCCGCGCAACGGCGCCCATGCACACCTTCTACGGGCATGCCGCCGAGTTCCTGCGCAAAGAGGGACTCACCGATGTCGCGGTGTTGTACAACTCGACCTATCCGACGCTCGCCGAACTCGCTGAGACCCATTTCCCTGCGATGGCGGAGGCGGAGGGCCTGAACATCGTGGAGAGCATCCCGGTGCAGACGACGACCCAGGACTTCACGTCGCCTGCACAGGAAGTCGCGCAGAAGAATCCGGATGCGATTGTGGTGTTGCTCTTATCCTCCCAATCGGTGACCGCCATGACGCAGCTGCGCCAGGCCGGCTACGAGGGGCAGTTCGTTGGAAACACCAACAACGCCGGTGGCAACGCGGCCCAGGCGGGGCAGCATGCTGTCGACATGGTGTACCCGGTTGATTTCTCCGCTGCCCAAAGGGACCAGCACGCAAAGAAATTCACCGAGTCCTATGAGCAGGAATTCGGCGAGCTGCCGAAGACTTATGCGGCGGAAGGCTACGACGCGGTCTGGTGGATTGCCCGCGCGATCAAAGCCAGCGGCGACTCGTCCCGGGAAGGAATCCGCGACGGCCTCGAGCAGGTTGCCGGGGAAGGGTTCACGGGGGCCATGGGCGAAATTACCTTCGAAGGCAACGACATGCGGGTCCCTGGTGTACTGGCCCGGTGGGACGGCACCCAGGAAGCCATCATCTCAGACTAG
- a CDS encoding branched-chain amino acid ABC transporter permease, producing MQELLNTLTLGSIYLLFALGMALAWSTIGILNFAHGAIFVFSAFSAHFVSEYVAMPMPMLILISVLVGAALSALTQWLAFEQILKRSTNHRSAELRVLIGGIGVAAIPIAIVDRATASAPFGFANSTYSSEVYEFMGLRMTNTSLIVIIAGVGIAVALTLWLRASRRGLGLRAIGVDSETASLMGVNRTVMAIGTMTIAGGLAGLAGALQVFQLQAMGVATGDQLLIKAFAMIVLGGLGSMAGVILGAFVLAGAETLIFAANLGTWVDAVSFGLIFIVLLVRPQGIFGRQEVRRT from the coding sequence GTGCAAGAGCTGCTCAACACCCTGACCCTCGGGTCCATTTATCTGCTGTTCGCCCTGGGCATGGCTCTGGCGTGGAGCACCATCGGCATCCTGAACTTCGCGCATGGGGCCATCTTCGTTTTCTCGGCGTTCAGCGCGCACTTCGTTTCGGAGTACGTGGCGATGCCGATGCCGATGCTCATCCTGATCTCCGTCCTGGTCGGCGCCGCGCTGTCGGCCCTCACCCAGTGGCTGGCCTTCGAGCAGATCCTCAAGAGATCGACGAATCACCGGTCCGCCGAATTACGGGTCTTAATCGGCGGCATCGGCGTCGCCGCCATCCCGATCGCGATCGTGGACCGGGCTACTGCCTCCGCTCCCTTCGGCTTCGCCAACTCCACGTACAGCTCCGAGGTCTATGAGTTCATGGGGCTGCGCATGACGAACACGTCGCTGATCGTCATCATCGCCGGAGTCGGTATCGCCGTGGCACTGACCCTGTGGCTCCGCGCATCGCGCCGAGGCCTTGGCCTGCGCGCCATCGGGGTCGATTCCGAGACCGCGTCGCTCATGGGTGTCAACCGTACGGTCATGGCCATCGGGACGATGACGATCGCAGGTGGACTTGCCGGGCTGGCTGGCGCCCTTCAGGTCTTCCAGCTGCAGGCGATGGGTGTTGCGACCGGCGACCAACTCCTCATCAAGGCCTTCGCGATGATCGTCCTTGGCGGCCTCGGATCAATGGCGGGTGTCATCCTCGGCGCCTTCGTCCTGGCTGGGGCCGAGACGCTGATCTTCGCGGCGAACCTGGGGACCTGGGTGGATGCCGTCTCCTTCGGACTCATCTTTATCGTCCTGTTGGTTCGACCGCAGGGCATCTTCGGACGCCAGGAGGTGCGTCGGACATGA
- a CDS encoding ABC transporter ATP-binding protein, whose product MLEVNDLHVSYGSVNAVRGVSMSASAGRVTLVLGSNGAGKTTSLRAIHGLLKARSGSVKLDGKEILGQSAHRQVRQGVVMVPEGRRIFASLTVEENLRMGAYAVSRSDAQHTVAGIYEKFPILLERKAMPGGLLSGGEQQMLAFGRAMMSQPKVVLLDEPSMGLAPGMVDRVMSRVRGIADTGIAVFMVEQNADAALAVADDVVLVQRGEVVWTGTAEEAQTDTALVHAFLGEAALGA is encoded by the coding sequence ATGCTTGAGGTCAACGATCTGCACGTGAGCTACGGCTCGGTGAACGCGGTACGCGGTGTTTCGATGTCCGCGTCGGCCGGTCGCGTCACCCTAGTCCTCGGTTCGAATGGCGCCGGAAAGACGACGTCGCTGCGTGCCATCCACGGCCTGCTGAAGGCCCGGAGCGGCTCGGTGAAGCTGGACGGGAAGGAGATCCTGGGACAGTCGGCGCACCGGCAGGTCCGGCAGGGCGTGGTCATGGTGCCGGAGGGGCGCCGCATCTTCGCATCGCTCACGGTCGAGGAGAACCTACGCATGGGCGCATACGCCGTGAGCCGTTCGGACGCGCAGCACACCGTCGCCGGGATCTACGAGAAGTTCCCCATCCTCTTGGAGCGGAAGGCCATGCCCGGCGGCCTGCTCAGCGGTGGGGAGCAGCAAATGCTGGCCTTCGGACGCGCCATGATGTCGCAGCCGAAGGTGGTGCTCCTCGACGAGCCATCCATGGGCCTGGCGCCGGGGATGGTGGACCGGGTCATGTCCCGTGTCCGCGGGATCGCGGACACCGGGATCGCGGTCTTCATGGTGGAGCAGAATGCCGACGCCGCCTTGGCGGTTGCGGACGACGTCGTGCTGGTGCAGCGCGGGGAGGTGGTGTGGACCGGCACAGCGGAAGAAGCGCAGACGGACACAGCGCTGGTGCACGCCTTCCTGGGTGAAGCCGCGCTCGGCGCATGA
- a CDS encoding ABC transporter ATP-binding protein, translating to MIFEADDVAVHFGGVKAVDGLTFGLPEGKITGILGPNGSGKSTLVGAITRHVPLTRGTLKFLGEDYAGDHPHSVPHRGIARTFQTVRLLEERSVLENVLLGTDSLTARGRAARQLAQERAEQAMVRTGCDHLAKFRPDELSYGNRRRVEIARAIAMEPKLLLLDEPTAGMGRAEKEEVSTLMSSLRAEGLTQLIVEHDVQMMVDTCDSLLAMNFGRLIVEGDPREVVRNPAVQEAYLGKQASKHA from the coding sequence ATGATTTTCGAAGCCGACGACGTCGCTGTGCACTTCGGTGGCGTGAAAGCCGTAGACGGTCTGACTTTCGGGCTTCCGGAGGGCAAGATCACCGGCATACTGGGCCCCAACGGCTCGGGAAAGAGCACTCTCGTGGGTGCGATCACGCGGCACGTCCCCCTGACCCGGGGAACGCTGAAGTTTCTCGGGGAGGACTACGCCGGTGACCACCCGCACTCGGTGCCCCATCGTGGCATCGCGCGGACCTTCCAGACCGTGCGCCTCCTCGAGGAGCGAAGCGTGCTGGAGAACGTCCTGCTCGGCACCGACTCGCTGACCGCAAGAGGCAGGGCTGCCCGCCAGTTGGCACAAGAGCGGGCCGAACAGGCCATGGTGCGCACCGGATGTGACCATCTGGCGAAGTTCAGGCCAGACGAGCTGTCCTACGGGAACCGTCGCCGCGTGGAGATTGCCCGCGCCATAGCAATGGAACCAAAGCTCCTGCTCCTCGACGAGCCCACGGCCGGCATGGGCCGCGCCGAGAAGGAGGAGGTCTCAACCCTCATGTCGTCCCTGCGGGCGGAGGGGCTCACCCAACTCATCGTGGAACACGACGTGCAGATGATGGTGGACACCTGCGACAGCCTCCTCGCGATGAACTTCGGAAGACTGATCGTGGAAGGGGACCCGCGCGAAGTCGTGCGCAACCCCGCGGTCCAGGAAGCGTATCTAGGAAAGCAGGCGAGCAAGCATGCTTGA
- a CDS encoding branched-chain amino acid ABC transporter permease → MIAWYTTNAIVLQATMTTLLLALSIQLPLRMGVFSFAGVGCFGIGGYTAAILYAKFDVDTWTAVALGTLLAGILCYLLGLIIHKLSGLYLGMATVAFTLIVAVVATNGGSLTGGASGIFGALGGITNLQVFLLLALVIAGLAIFERGRFGRKIDTVREDPELASALGINVTRYRKLVFLASGLIGGLAGAVTTLLRSTITPAEINFHMVVMALTVIIIGGSSSWLGALIGAIVITWLPTVLSVVAEWESIIYGFLVALAAIFLPRGVLGLAKDLIHRWRSRRRTTPPAPPSSDAVMMPDDESSDPEPERSLASPQGGKL, encoded by the coding sequence ATGATCGCTTGGTACACCACGAACGCCATCGTCCTCCAGGCGACGATGACAACACTGCTGCTGGCCCTCAGTATCCAGCTCCCGCTGCGGATGGGGGTCTTCTCCTTCGCCGGCGTGGGCTGTTTCGGGATCGGCGGTTACACGGCGGCCATCCTCTACGCGAAATTCGACGTGGATACCTGGACCGCCGTGGCCCTCGGGACCCTGCTCGCCGGCATCCTGTGCTACCTGCTGGGCCTCATCATCCACAAGCTGTCCGGGCTCTACCTAGGCATGGCGACTGTCGCGTTCACGCTGATTGTCGCGGTGGTCGCGACCAACGGCGGCAGCCTCACCGGAGGGGCCTCGGGGATCTTCGGAGCCCTCGGCGGCATCACTAATCTGCAGGTCTTCTTGTTGCTGGCACTCGTCATCGCAGGCTTGGCCATCTTCGAACGCGGGCGGTTCGGACGAAAGATCGATACCGTGCGGGAGGACCCCGAACTCGCGTCCGCCCTGGGCATCAACGTCACCCGGTACCGGAAGCTGGTCTTCCTGGCCAGCGGCCTGATCGGAGGCCTGGCAGGTGCTGTGACCACTCTACTGCGCTCCACGATCACGCCCGCCGAGATCAATTTCCACATGGTCGTCATGGCGCTGACCGTCATCATCATCGGCGGGTCAAGCTCGTGGCTTGGGGCCCTCATCGGAGCCATCGTCATCACCTGGCTGCCGACGGTCCTGAGCGTCGTAGCCGAGTGGGAGTCGATCATCTACGGCTTCCTCGTCGCTTTGGCGGCGATCTTCCTCCCGAGAGGTGTCCTTGGCCTGGCCAAGGACCTGATTCACCGCTGGCGGTCGCGGCGCCGGACCACGCCTCCCGCGCCGCCGTCGTCGGACGCCGTGATGATGCCCGACGACGAATCCAGCGACCCCGAGCCGGAGCGCAGCCTGGCGTCCCCCCAAGGAGGAAAATTGTGA